The Pyxidicoccus sp. MSG2 DNA segment AGGTAGAACCGGCCGTCCCGTCCATCCCGAAACACCCAAGCCGGCCCCAGCCCCTCGAAGTGCACGCGGTAGTAGTCCCGCTGGTAGGGCACGTCGGCCCACCACTCCCCGCCCAGCCGCTCCGGGCCCGCCAGCGCCGTCACCCGGTGCCGCTTCCCGCCCAGCCGCGCCGCCAGCAGCCGCCCCGACTCCGCCACCTCCGCGTCCAGACATGCCGGTGCCGCCAGCAGCCGTGACGGCCGCTCCCGCCCCACGCCCACCGCCGCCTCCTCCCGCGCTCCCGCCTCCAGCCCCTCCGCCGCCAAGCCCCGCTTGCGCTCCGGCGGGTGGAAGCCCCGCGCTCCATGCGCCGCCTCCGGCCGGTGCACCGCCTCCAGCCCCGCCGCGAAGAGCGAGTGCTCGCCCAGCGTCGTCACCAACCGCGACAGCACCACCTCCAGCGCCGCGTCCCCCTCCGGAGCATCCCCCAGCGCGAGCTGCTGCCCCCGGTCCTCGGAGTGCTCGTCCACCCGCGCGGACACCTCCGCCACCGGGTTCTCCAGCTTCAATTCCTCCAGCCGGTGCCGCGCCAGATCCAGCAGCAGCTTCGCCTGCGCCGTGGGCCGCGCCAGCGTCAGCGGCACCCGCGCCTGTCCCCGCGGGTCCAGCTTCATCGAGAAGGTGAGCCGCACCGCCGCCCGCCGCCGCCCGGACAGCCGCGCCCCCAGCCGGTCCGTCAGCGTCTTCAGCGCGAAGCGCAGCGGCTCGAAGGACTCCGCCGGGAAGTCCAGCACCACCCGCTCCTCCAGCACCTCCTCCAGCACCGCCGCGACGAAGGGCGTGTCGTCCTCCCCCCGGCAGCGCGCATGCACCCGCGCCCCGGCCACTCCACCGCGCGCCGCCACCGCCCCCGCGGGCAGCACCGCCACCTCTCCCAGCGTCGTGAGGCCCAGCGAGGAGAAGGCCGCCCCCTCCCCGCCCTCCAGCGCCGCCAGCGGCAGTGGCCCCAGCGCCCGGGCCCCTCCCCCTTCCGGCACCACCTCCACCCGCCGCGCCCCGTAGCGCGCCAGTGCCCGCGACGTGAAGGCCTCCGAGGCCACCACCGCGTGCCCCCGGTAGCCCAGCTCCGCGCACCGCTCCAGGGCCAGCACCGCCAGGGGCTCCTCGCCCCCCACCAGGTGCGCCGCCCCCGCGTCCAGCCACAGGCCATCCGGCGGGGACAACTGGAAGCCCGGCGCCAGCGCCATCAGCGCCTCGCCCAGCACCGTCAGCGCCCGCGCTTCGTCCTCCGGGCGGTAGGTGAAGTGCCGCAGCACCGGCTCCAGCGCCGTGGCCGCCGTCAGCGTCATCCCCGGGCGCACCCCGGCCTTCAACGCCGTGGTGGACGCGAAGGCCACGCGCCGCTGGCCGCGCACCTCCTC contains these protein-coding regions:
- a CDS encoding Y-family DNA polymerase translates to MRRAYLHFTRFPVQRKVLELPELASRPFALVEEVRGQRRVAFASTTALKAGVRPGMTLTAATALEPVLRHFTYRPEDEARALTVLGEALMALAPGFQLSPPDGLWLDAGAAHLVGGEEPLAVLALERCAELGYRGHAVVASEAFTSRALARYGARRVEVVPEGGGARALGPLPLAALEGGEGAAFSSLGLTTLGEVAVLPAGAVAARGGVAGARVHARCRGEDDTPFVAAVLEEVLEERVVLDFPAESFEPLRFALKTLTDRLGARLSGRRRAAVRLTFSMKLDPRGQARVPLTLARPTAQAKLLLDLARHRLEELKLENPVAEVSARVDEHSEDRGQQLALGDAPEGDAALEVVLSRLVTTLGEHSLFAAGLEAVHRPEAAHGARGFHPPERKRGLAAEGLEAGAREEAAVGVGRERPSRLLAAPACLDAEVAESGRLLAARLGGKRHRVTALAGPERLGGEWWADVPYQRDYYRVHFEGLGPAWVFRDGRDGRFYLQGLFD